Proteins encoded by one window of Deltaproteobacteria bacterium:
- a CDS encoding prepilin-type N-terminal cleavage/methylation domain-containing protein yields the protein MLPKAFSQALRLRKKPRGYTLIELLVVLLITSFMMTTITGFFQTAVATRQNAGAQTEAQQGLRALASLITQELRQAGACLPRNGNFMALAGTKAVAGNNLPQ from the coding sequence ATGTTGCCAAAAGCATTTTCTCAAGCGTTACGCCTTCGTAAGAAACCCAGGGGCTATACGCTCATTGAGCTTCTCGTTGTCTTGTTGATCACGAGCTTCATGATGACCACGATCACTGGGTTTTTTCAGACGGCAGTCGCGACGCGGCAGAATGCTGGCGCACAGACCGAAGCGCAACAAGGGTTACGGGCATTAGCGTCCCTTATTACCCAGGAGTTGCGTCAGGCAGGAGCATGTCTGCCGAGGAATGGTAACTTTATGGCGTTGGCTGGCACTAAGGCGGTGGCAGGAAACAACTTACCGCAATAG
- a CDS encoding type II secretion system protein — translation MKLSQSGFTLIEVLVGMVIFAISSLAVAMLMVNHTQLVSLNSQSSEAIALAQDKLEDLRTMNYTDLASNSAPPVTKKGVGYTTSWTVQQNTPATNMTTLTVTVAWNHKGVAKNYVAKSIFSSVTPS, via the coding sequence ATGAAGTTATCACAGAGCGGATTTACCTTGATCGAAGTCCTTGTCGGTATGGTCATCTTCGCGATTAGCTCCTTAGCTGTGGCGATGTTGATGGTGAACCATACGCAATTGGTGTCATTAAATTCTCAATCGTCAGAGGCAATTGCCTTGGCGCAGGACAAATTAGAGGACCTGCGAACAATGAACTACACCGACTTAGCCTCTAACTCTGCGCCGCCTGTCACCAAGAAAGGCGTTGGGTACACAACCAGCTGGACAGTGCAGCAGAACACGCCGGCGACGAACATGACGACGTTAACGGTGACCGTTGCGTGGAACCATAAGGGAGTTGCGAAAAATTATGTTGCCAAAAGCATTTTCTCAAGCGTTACGCCTTCGTAA